The Rana temporaria chromosome 4, aRanTem1.1, whole genome shotgun sequence genome contains a region encoding:
- the PAX1 gene encoding paired box protein Pax-1 isoform X3 — MFCFAEKEQAYGEVNQLGGVFVNGRPLPNAIRLRIVELAQLGIRPCDISRQLRVSHGCVSKILARYNETGSILPGAIGGSKPRVTTPNVVKHIRDYKQGDPGIFAWEIRDRLLADNVCDKYNVPSVSSISRILRNKIGNLSQPSQYDNAKQQSSQPSIPYNHLYQYPYPNPISPGSTKVGSHHPGVHMPTGHVSIARSWPSAHSVNNILGIRTFMEQTGAIAGADGSVYSPKMEEWASVNRTAFPSSQNLNGIEKSDSDIKYPQAASSLSTVGSFVQACAYPSSQQYGVYGGPGAGYVTPGHHWQAQGSPLAHHGAGVTVHGGDLAAPMTFKHPVREVVNRKQTSPIIKHQDALSSVH, encoded by the exons ATGTTCTGTTTTGCTGAAAAAG AGCAAGCCTATGGAGAAGTGAACCAGCTGGGCGGCGTGTTTGTGAACGGGAGACCTCTGCCCAATGCCATCCGGCTGAGGATAGTGGAGTTGGCCCAGCTGGGCATCAGACCTTGTGACATCAGCCGGCAGCTGCGAGTGTCCCATGGATGTGTCAGTAAAATTCTGGCCAGATACAACGAGACTGGCTCTATCCTACCCGGGGCCATCGGGGGCAGCAAGCCCAGAGTGACCACCCCGAATGTGGTGAAGCATATCAGGGACTACAAACAGGGGGACCCGGGCATCTTCGCCTGGGAGATCAGAGACAGGCTGCTGGCTGACAATGTGTGTGATAAGTACAATGTGCCCTCTGTCAGCTCTATTAGCCGGATTCTGAGGAATAAAATCGGGAACTTGTCTCAGCCCAGCCAATATGACAATGCCAAGCAACAATCATCACAGCCATCTATACCATACAACCACCTGTACCAATACCCCTACCCCAACCCCATATCTCCGGGCTCCACCAAGGTGGGCAGCCATCACCCAGGAGTTCATATGCCAACCGGACATGTCAGCATAGCCAGGTCCTGGCCATCGGCTCACTCTGTCAACAACATCCTGGGGATCCGCACCTTTATGGAACAAACAG GTGCTATAGCTGGAGCAGATGGGTCTGTCTATTCCCCCAAGATGGAAGAGTGGGCGAGCGTTAACAGAACAGCCTTTCCCAGTAGCCAGAACCTGAATGGAATAGAGAAGAGTGATTCTGACATCAAATACCCTCAG GCCGCCTCCAGCCTCTCCACTGTGGGCAGCTTCGTCCAAGCCTGCGCCTACCCTTCCAGCCAGCAGTACGGGGTGTACGGGGGCCCCGGGGCCGGCTATGTCACCCCGGGACACCACTGGCAAGCACAAGGCAGCCCCCTGGCTCATCACGGCGCAGGCGTGACAGTCCATGGAGGAGACCTCGCAGCCCCTATGACATTCAAGCACCCAGTCAGAGAAG